The following coding sequences are from one Fibrobacter sp. UWH6 window:
- a CDS encoding GntR family transcriptional regulator codes for MLIEDVKKSIAAAGFNDGDKMPSVRKMAAQLGLSTATVHKAYRELSDEGFIKSYQGKGCFWGDLPVAMSVPKSDTNSVVEAQFARDLEAGFLNAFERLPSIKELSIRYKVSPYSVKNFLSAQVARGVLRQVGAKYYFNEERPVGFSNYIIFVHRSDEHGHFRIDAERETEVFRMMSQFAAEQKIAVHFVGYHESSDTLFASDGRPFVPRDDVHCLGAFLSTWLVFNPSNLFNHFAKFTGPISVWWEYSPNDVPKTTQNRKKWAFYNVAFGKEAGVIVAQHLKSKGLQRVHFISPFHNSFWSKARMEGLEISGLEVLPLVDDRFASPFDIPDVAAEEGVTPQAYLRAMVERLLDGATLNSFVCSNDWVALTLLDIYSDKGYPRPYVIGFDDTIESYKYVFDSLAFNVETMVKESLYHITSPSIYANFRRQMQTPLGKVVEKK; via the coding sequence ATGCTAATTGAAGACGTAAAGAAGTCCATTGCCGCAGCCGGTTTTAACGATGGCGACAAGATGCCGTCGGTTCGTAAGATGGCCGCCCAGTTGGGGCTTTCTACCGCTACCGTCCACAAGGCCTATAGGGAACTTTCGGACGAGGGCTTTATCAAGTCTTATCAGGGCAAGGGCTGTTTCTGGGGCGATCTGCCCGTGGCCATGTCGGTTCCCAAGAGCGATACCAATTCCGTAGTGGAAGCCCAGTTCGCCAGAGACCTGGAAGCGGGATTCCTGAATGCCTTCGAACGTTTGCCTTCTATTAAGGAACTGTCGATCCGCTACAAGGTTTCGCCCTACAGCGTCAAGAATTTTTTAAGCGCCCAGGTGGCCCGCGGCGTGCTGCGCCAGGTGGGGGCCAAGTATTATTTTAACGAAGAACGTCCGGTCGGATTTTCCAACTACATTATTTTCGTCCACCGTTCCGATGAACATGGCCATTTTAGGATCGATGCGGAACGTGAAACCGAAGTATTCCGCATGATGTCCCAGTTTGCAGCGGAACAGAAAATCGCGGTGCATTTCGTAGGCTATCACGAATCCAGCGATACCCTGTTTGCTTCGGATGGACGCCCCTTTGTTCCCAGGGATGACGTTCACTGTCTGGGTGCATTCCTGTCGACCTGGCTGGTGTTCAATCCCTCGAACCTGTTCAATCATTTTGCAAAGTTCACGGGCCCCATTTCGGTGTGGTGGGAGTATTCCCCCAATGATGTTCCCAAGACGACACAGAACCGAAAGAAGTGGGCGTTCTACAATGTGGCCTTTGGTAAGGAAGCGGGCGTTATCGTGGCGCAACACCTGAAGTCCAAGGGCTTGCAGAGGGTGCATTTTATTTCGCCCTTCCATAACAGCTTCTGGTCTAAGGCCCGAATGGAAGGTTTGGAAATTTCTGGATTGGAAGTTTTGCCTTTGGTGGATGACCGCTTTGCCAGTCCCTTTGATATTCCCGATGTGGCCGCCGAAGAGGGCGTCACTCCCCAGGCGTATTTGCGTGCCATGGTGGAACGGCTATTGGATGGGGCGACCCTCAATTCGTTTGTGTGTTCTAACGATTGGGTGGCCTTGACCTTGTTGGACATCTATAGCGACAAGGGCTACCCCCGTCCTTATGTCATCGGCTTCGACGATACCATCGAAAGCTACAAGTACGTTTTCGATTCCCTGGCCTTTAACGTAGAGACCATGGTGAAGGAATCGCTGTACCACATCACCTCTCCCAGCATCTACGCCAACTTCCGCCGACAAATGCAGACCCCCCTGGGGAAAGTGGTTGAGAAGAAGTAA
- a CDS encoding MBL fold metallo-hydrolase: protein MKFQHFTFNPFGVNCFVLSNEQGDAILIDPSVSNTMEQQTLDKYIKENNLTVRRMLNTHLHLDHVLGNAFVERTYGVKAEAHQEDEFLLDLQEEQSELYGLPFEDPAPALGDYIAEGDTVEVPGVKLHVLHVAGHSPGGVAFYCEKASLQLAPSKSIEVPLLFSGDILFAGSRGRSDLFGGDDHALVTGIKNKLLTLPPETIVLPGHGPSTTIEEERKSQF, encoded by the coding sequence ATGAAATTTCAGCATTTTACATTCAATCCGTTCGGCGTGAACTGCTTCGTATTGAGCAACGAACAGGGCGATGCCATCCTTATCGATCCCAGCGTTTCAAACACAATGGAACAGCAGACATTGGACAAGTACATCAAGGAGAATAACCTGACGGTGCGAAGGATGCTGAATACCCACCTGCACCTGGACCATGTGCTAGGCAACGCCTTCGTGGAACGCACCTACGGCGTAAAGGCAGAAGCCCACCAGGAAGATGAATTTCTTTTGGATCTGCAGGAAGAACAAAGCGAACTTTATGGGTTACCGTTTGAGGATCCCGCCCCCGCCCTGGGGGACTATATCGCCGAGGGCGATACAGTGGAAGTCCCCGGAGTAAAACTCCATGTCCTTCACGTGGCAGGCCACTCCCCCGGCGGCGTCGCATTCTACTGCGAAAAGGCTTCACTGCAGTTAGCTCCATCAAAAAGCATCGAGGTTCCGCTACTGTTCTCGGGAGACATCCTCTTCGCCGGAAGCCGCGGACGCTCCGACCTTTTCGGAGGCGACGATCACGCCCTGGTAACGGGAATCAAGAACAAGCTGTTGACACTGCCCCCAGAAACCATCGTACTCCCCGGCCATGGTCCAAGCACAACCATCGAAGAAGAAAGAAAATCGCAATTCTGA